DNA from Sphingomonas psychrotolerans:
CAGGAAACGCATGTCGAACACGAGGTCGGCGTCGCGCGGCAGCCCGCGCGCAAAACCGAAGGAGGTGATGGTGAGCACCGTTCGCCCCAGACCGTCGCCCGAGAAGGTCGAGCGGATCTGCTGCTGCAGCTCGTTCGAGGAGAGGTCGGTGGTGTCGATCAGCCGGTTCGACCAGCGTCGGAGTGGCATCAGCAATTCGCGCTCGCGGGCGATGCCGTCGCTGGCAGGGCGATCTTGCGCCAGCGGGTGGCGCCGCCGCGTCTCCGAATAGCGCCGCTCGAGCTCGGCGCCCGCGCATTCGAGGAACAGCGTGCCGACCTCGTGCCCTTCCTGCTCGCTGAGTTTCTTGACACGTTGGACGATGCTCTCGGCGTCGAAGCCGCGGGTCTGGGTGCCGATGCCGAGCGCGAGCGGCCGGTCGTCGTCGCCATCGGCGCCTTCGCCAGGCGGTGTGTCGAGCAGTCGGTGGAGCAGGAGCAGGGGAAGATTGTCGACGGTCTCCCAGCCGAGATCCTCAAGCGTCCGAAGCGCGGTCGATTTGCCCGCCCCCGACATGCCGGTGACGAGCAGGATCTGTCTCGGCCGCCTTCGGCTCACCGTGCCGCCTGTTTGAGCGCGAGTTCGACCTTGATCGGCGCCGACGGCTCGAGCGCAGCCAGCGCGAGCACGGGCACGTTCACACCAGCGATCCGCCGCGTTCGCGGATCCTCCGGAAAGCGGGGCGGGGCATCGAGGATCACGATCAACAGTTCCACCGGAACGCGCTCTACGTTGGGCATCTCGATAATGCCCAGCCCGCGCACTTCGATCCGCCCTGCAAGATGCGTCGGCGCACAGGCGATCAGCGCACCCTCTTGTCGCTGGCAGATCACCTGGCCGTCGGCGACAAGTGCCGCGCCGCGGTCGATCAGCCGGAGCGCGAGATCGGACTTGCCCTCGCCTGAGCGGCCCTCGATCAACACCGCGCGGCTGCCGATCGCGACGCAGGTGCCATGGACTGTCTCCGAAGAAACCTCTGAAAGCCGGATCTCAGGCATCAGTCGCACTCCGCCAGTGGCAGTCGTACCACGAACCGGGCCCCACTCAATCGATCCTCGCGCGTTTCCACTGAAATGCTCCCCTGATGGCCTTCGACGATGGTGCGTGCGATGGCAAGGCCTAGCCCCGAATGCTGACCAAAGGCTTCACTCTGGGGTCGCACCGAGTGAAATCGCCGGAAGATCGAGTCGCGCGCCGCCTCGGGCACGCCCGGCCCCTCGTCCTCCATCCGCACCACCAGCATCTCGCCGTCGCGCGTCGCCGAGATCGTGACGAGCCCGCCTTCGGGCGAGAAAGACAGGGCGTTCTCGATCAGATTTTCGAAGACGCGCTCCAGCCGCGACCCTTCGCCGAGTACCGTGAGCGACAGATCCGGACGACGATCGAACAGGATGCGGATGCCGTTCGGCAGCCCCCGCGTGGCACGCTGCTCGAGCAATGCCGCGATCATTGCACCCACGTCGATCGGCTCGAACGTCGCGCGGCTGAGTTGGGCATCGAGCCGTGACGCGTCGGAGATGTCGGTGATCAGTCGGTCGAGCCGATGCACATCGTCGCGCACGATCGCGAGCAACTGCTCCTGCAACTGCGGATCCTTGACTTTCGACAAGCCCTCCACGGCCGAACGCAGCGAAGCGAGGGGGTTCTTGAGTTCATGCGTTACGTCGGCAGCGAAGCTTTCGGTGGCGTCGATCCGCGCGCGCAACGCCTGGCTCATGTCCGAGATCGCGCGCGCCAGCATGCCGATTTCGTCGCTGCGCTCGGGCAGCCGCGGGACAATGACTTCGCGGGCGCGTCCGAGCCGAACGCGCACCGCCGCGCGGGCGAGCCGGCGCAGCGGGCGCACGATCGTCCGGGCGAGGAACAGCGAGAGCAGGATCGACAGCAGGCTGACGATCGCGAGCACCACGCTCAACCGGAAGCGCTCCAGCCGCACGGTCTGTGTGATGTCGCGCGCATTGACCGTGGTCATCACCACGCCGAGCTGGGTGATCGGCGCCGCAGCAGTGATCACCGGGGTGCGATCGGGCGCACGCCAAACCGTCGCGGGCGTGCCGTGGGTCTCGCGCGCGGTCCGTACGTCGGGCCAATCGAGCCCTCGATCGCGCCGGCGCTCGCGGTAGAGCGGCGCGCGGTCGGCTCCGGCGACGGTGTCGATGACGGCGTCGAGGAAGCGCGCGGTCGACTGGTTGAATGGATCCTTGTCGGGATCGCGCAGCACGAGATTGCGCAGCCCCAGATCATGGCTGTCGGTGATCAGCTTGCCGCTCTCGTCATAGAGGCGGATCCGCGTGCCGGTATCGCGGGCGAGGCTGAGTACGAGCAGATCGCGCCGCTCGGGCGTGGCCGAGGCGATCGCCTGCGCGATCAGCCGGACCTCCCCGCGCGCCTGCGCCACCCGGCTGTCGACGATCCGGCTGCGATAGGAATCGAGATAGAAGAAGCCGCTGCCGAGCAAGGCCAGCGCGAAGATGTTGACCGCGAGAATCCTCGGCGTGAGGCTGACGCGGTTCGACCATTTGAGCGCAAGGTCGCGCTCGTTATTCGTCCGAGAAGCGATAACCGGCGCCATACAGCGTTTCGATAGCATCGAATTCCGGGTCGACCTGCCGGAATTTGCGCCGCACGCGTTTGATGTGGCTGTCTATGGTGCGGTCGTCGACGTAGATGTCGTCCTGATAGGCGGCATCCATCAGCTGGTTGCGCGTTTTGACGATTCCGGGGCGCTGGGCGAGCGTTTCGAGGATCAGGAATTCGGTGACGGTCAGCGTGACGTTGGTGCCGCCCCAGGTGACGCGGTGGCGCGCGGGATCCATCGTCAGCCGGCCGCGCTCGAGGATCTCCGCCGGCGCCTGCTCGCCGCCGTCGGTGCTCGGCTGGGCCGCTTCGGTGCGCCGCAGGATCGCGCGAATGCGGGCGATCAGCAGCCGCTGGCTGAACGGCTTGGCAATATAATCATCGGCGCCCATCGCCAGCCCTAACGCCTCGTCGAGCTCGTCATCCTTGCTGGTGAGGAAGATCACCGGGATCGCGCTCTTCTCGCGCAGCCGCCGCAGCAGTTCGAGCCCGTCCATCTTTGGCATCTTGATGTCGAGCACCGCCAGATCGGGCGGGTTCTCGATCAGCGCCTTCAACGCGCTTTCGCCGTCCGAATAGACGCGCGTGAGGAACCCCTCGGTCTGGAGCGCGATCGAAACCGAGGTCAGGATGTTGCGGTCGTCATCGACCAGCGCGATCGTCGCGGTCATTCCGGGCAGCGTGCGTGGCTTTGAAGCATCAGGAAGGGGGTTAAAGCAAAGTGACAGGCGGCTCAATCGCTGACACCGCTTACCTGGATTGACGCCCTTTCGACGCGCTGCCTATGCCGACCCATTGATAACGCAACTCCGCCTCCGGGAAGGGGTTAGCGACTTTGGAGGTTGGATGTCGATCACGCGCACCCCGCGCGCCGGTCTCGATGCTCAGGGCATCGCGACCGGCGCTCAGCTATTCTGGAATCTGGAAACCGCGCCTTTGGTGGAGCATGCCGTGCGCCGTGGCGAAGGCAGGCTGGCCAAAGACGGACCTCTGGTGGTCACTACCGGCAGGCACACCGGCCGCTCTGCCAACGACAAGTTCATCGTCCGCGATGCGGAGACCGAGCGCAATGTCTGGTGGGGCAAGACCAACAAGCCGATGAGCCCGGAGCATTTCGCCGCGCTCGAGGCTGACTTTCTTGCCGAGCTGGCGCAGCGCGACATTCTTTTCGTCCAGGACCTCTATGGCGGTTCGCAGCCCGAACACCGCGTCAATGTGCGCGTGATCAACGAACTCGCGTGGCACAGCCTGTTCATCCGCACGATGCTGGTGCGGCCAGAGGCCAGCGAACTCGGCGGGTTCGCGCCCGAATACACCATCATCGACCTGCCGAGCTTTCGCGCCGACCCCGAGCGCCATGGCACGCGCAGCGAGACGGTGATTGCTGTCAATCTCACCGACAAGCTGATCCTGATCGGCGGCACGGCCTATGCCGGCGAGATGAAAAAGAGCGTGTTCGGATTGCTCAATTACCTGCTGCCGCCCAAGCGCGTAATGCCGATGCATTGCTCGGCCAATATCGGTCCTAACGGCGACACCGCCGTGTTCTTCGGCCTGTCAGGCACCGGCAAGACCACGCTCTCGGCCGACGCCAGCCGCACGCTGATCGGCGACGACGAGCATGGCTGGTCGGACACCGCGGTCTTCAATTTCGAAGGCGGCTGCTACGCCAAGATGATCCGGCTCTCGCCCGAGGCCGAGCCCGAGATCTTCGCAACGACGAAGCGCTTCGGCACGGTGCTCGAGAATGTCGTGATGGACAGCGAGACGCGCGGACTCGATCTGGACGATGCCGGCCTGGCGGAGAACAGCCGCGGCGCCTATCCGATCGACTTCATCCCAAATACTTCCGCACACAATCTTGGCCCGGTGCCGAGGAACATCATCTTCCTCACCGCCGACGCGTTCGGGATCATGCCGCCGATCGCCAGGCTGACCCCCGAGCAAGCGATGTATCACTTCCTCTCGGGCTACACCGCCAAGGTGGCGGGGACCGAGATCGGAGTGACCGAGCCCGAGGCGACCTTTTCGACCTGCTTCGGCGCCGCCTTCATGCCGCGCCACCCGTCAGAATATGGCAATCTGCTCAAGGAGCGCATCGCCAAAGGCGGCGTAGATTGCTGGCTGGTCAACACCGGCTGGGCAGGGGGCATGGCCACCGATCCCGGCATCAAGCGGATGCCGATCAAGCTGACCCGCGCGTTGCTCAACGCGGCGCTCGACGGCAGCCTGAGCGACGCCCAATACCGTATCGATCCGAATTTCGGGTTCAAGGTGCCGGTCACCGTGAATGGTGTGGACCCGTCGGTGCTCGACCCGCGCCAGAGCTGGGCCAACAAGGCGCAATATGACGCCACCGCGGCAAAGCTCGTCGATTTGTTCAACGAGAATTTCGCCCAGTTCGCCGATCATGTCGACGAAGGGGTGCGACAATCGGCGCCCCGCGCCCCGCTACCTGTCTGAATTGCCCCGGTCATCGATCGGGCGCTTGGGAACCCGATCGATGACCGACTTCTTGCCCCGCCCGTTCGTCTCCGACGCCGAGATCATCCATCTCGGTGAAGGGCTGCTCGCGTGCAGCCTCACGCGTGAGGAGTGGACCCACGAGGCGCACCTTGCCGCTTGCCTCTATCTGCTGACCGAGCGCCAGGATGTGGATATAGATGCCGAGATCGCCGGCATTATCTCACGCTTCAATGAGAGCCTCGGCGGGGTGAACGACGATGCGGGCGGTTACCACGATACCATTACCCGCGTTTACGTCGCCGGCGTCCGCCTGTTCTTGCGCACCCACGCGTCGGGAGGTCTCGCCGGGCGGGTCAACGCGCTGCTCGAGTCACGGATCGGCCGTCGCGACTGGCCGCTCGACTTCTATAGTCGCGAGTTGCTGTTCTCGGCACGGGCGCGGCGTGGCTTCGTACCGCCCGACCGTGCACCGTTGCCCGAGCCGTGCTAGGCCTGTGCCTCCGGTTCGGGCAACGCGTGGAGGCGAAGTATGAGCATTCTTGACGGCATTCTCGGCCAAATCACTCAGAACGTGGGCATTGCCAATCTGGCAAACAAGGTCGGACTCTCGCCCGAGCATGTCGAATCGGCGGTGCAGGCCCTCGCTAAATTTCATCCGATGGAAGGCGACACCGCCGAAGGCGCCGCTTCGGCGACCGGGCTGCCGGTAGACAAGATCCGTGAGATCATCGGCCATATTGGCGGCGAGGGCTCGCTCGGGCGCTTCTCGCAGCTTCTCGAGGGCGACGCGCTCGGCAAGCTTGGCGGGCTGGCTTCGGGGCTGTTCGGCAAAAATTGATCGTGCGACATGGTCGGGTGCCGCAGATTGTCGTCCAGCATCGCCGTTCTCCGATGCCATCGCCTCTATAAGAGAGATAAAGCGCAAAGTAGGGATATCCGGTGCAGTTCATTTCCATGAAGTCGATCAATGGCGAGCCGATCCTCGTCAATCTGGCGGCGGTGCGCACGGTCTCCTCGATCGACCTTGCCGGTATCGAGGTCGGCGTGCTCGGGTTCGACAAATCGCACGAAGTCGTCGTCGGCTCGACCGTCGCCGAAGTTCTGGAAGCGATCACGGCCGTCACCGGCGGCAAATGACGCGCATCGCCACGCGGTAAATGGAAAGTCCCCGGCAATGGCGGAAGGGGGCAGGACGGATCCGTACTAGGCCCTTTGGGCCGCAACGTGTCGATCGACAACGTGCCCGAGCACTGTCATCGGCACGTTGCCGCCGAGCACCAGTGCATCGTTGAACGCCTTGAAATCGTAGCGCTGCC
Protein-coding regions in this window:
- the rapZ gene encoding RNase adapter RapZ, giving the protein MSRRRPRQILLVTGMSGAGKSTALRTLEDLGWETVDNLPLLLLHRLLDTPPGEGADGDDDRPLALGIGTQTRGFDAESIVQRVKKLSEQEGHEVGTLFLECAGAELERRYSETRRRHPLAQDRPASDGIARERELLMPLRRWSNRLIDTTDLSSNELQQQIRSTFSGDGLGRTVLTITSFGFARGLPRDADLVFDMRFLRNPHWVEALRPGTGQHVDVSTYIADDPAYGQAMAQIEALLLLLLPRYQAEGKAYVTAAFGCTGGRHRSVHVAERMARRLREEGFSPTVTHRDLQTAPQDSLEGAPVTISGGGV
- a CDS encoding HPr kinase/phosphorylase — protein: MPEIRLSEVSSETVHGTCVAIGSRAVLIEGRSGEGKSDLALRLIDRGAALVADGQVICQRQEGALIACAPTHLAGRIEVRGLGIIEMPNVERVPVELLIVILDAPPRFPEDPRTRRIAGVNVPVLALAALEPSAPIKVELALKQAAR
- a CDS encoding sensor histidine kinase — its product is MAPVIASRTNNERDLALKWSNRVSLTPRILAVNIFALALLGSGFFYLDSYRSRIVDSRVAQARGEVRLIAQAIASATPERRDLLVLSLARDTGTRIRLYDESGKLITDSHDLGLRNLVLRDPDKDPFNQSTARFLDAVIDTVAGADRAPLYRERRRDRGLDWPDVRTARETHGTPATVWRAPDRTPVITAAAPITQLGVVMTTVNARDITQTVRLERFRLSVVLAIVSLLSILLSLFLARTIVRPLRRLARAAVRVRLGRAREVIVPRLPERSDEIGMLARAISDMSQALRARIDATESFAADVTHELKNPLASLRSAVEGLSKVKDPQLQEQLLAIVRDDVHRLDRLITDISDASRLDAQLSRATFEPIDVGAMIAALLEQRATRGLPNGIRILFDRRPDLSLTVLGEGSRLERVFENLIENALSFSPEGGLVTISATRDGEMLVVRMEDEGPGVPEAARDSIFRRFHSVRPQSEAFGQHSGLGLAIARTIVEGHQGSISVETREDRLSGARFVVRLPLAECD
- a CDS encoding response regulator transcription factor; the protein is MTATIALVDDDRNILTSVSIALQTEGFLTRVYSDGESALKALIENPPDLAVLDIKMPKMDGLELLRRLREKSAIPVIFLTSKDDELDEALGLAMGADDYIAKPFSQRLLIARIRAILRRTEAAQPSTDGGEQAPAEILERGRLTMDPARHRVTWGGTNVTLTVTEFLILETLAQRPGIVKTRNQLMDAAYQDDIYVDDRTIDSHIKRVRRKFRQVDPEFDAIETLYGAGYRFSDE
- a CDS encoding phosphoenolpyruvate carboxykinase — encoded protein: MSITRTPRAGLDAQGIATGAQLFWNLETAPLVEHAVRRGEGRLAKDGPLVVTTGRHTGRSANDKFIVRDAETERNVWWGKTNKPMSPEHFAALEADFLAELAQRDILFVQDLYGGSQPEHRVNVRVINELAWHSLFIRTMLVRPEASELGGFAPEYTIIDLPSFRADPERHGTRSETVIAVNLTDKLILIGGTAYAGEMKKSVFGLLNYLLPPKRVMPMHCSANIGPNGDTAVFFGLSGTGKTTLSADASRTLIGDDEHGWSDTAVFNFEGGCYAKMIRLSPEAEPEIFATTKRFGTVLENVVMDSETRGLDLDDAGLAENSRGAYPIDFIPNTSAHNLGPVPRNIIFLTADAFGIMPPIARLTPEQAMYHFLSGYTAKVAGTEIGVTEPEATFSTCFGAAFMPRHPSEYGNLLKERIAKGGVDCWLVNTGWAGGMATDPGIKRMPIKLTRALLNAALDGSLSDAQYRIDPNFGFKVPVTVNGVDPSVLDPRQSWANKAQYDATAAKLVDLFNENFAQFADHVDEGVRQSAPRAPLPV